Within the Ignavibacteriales bacterium genome, the region TCAACAACAGAAAACCACCATTCGTTATTATAAAAGGTTTTTCTGATTTGCTGATTCTTAAAGATTACAATTTTTGTTTCGTCCATCATTACTCCCAAGTATTATTATCCCAACAACTCCTTAACCTTGTTAATCAATTTGCTTAGCTCAACATCAAAACGCTCGCCGGTTTTTCTGATTTTAACTTCGCATTTATTTTCTTTTAGTTTCTTCTCGCCAACTACAACTTGAATCGGCATTCCGAGTAAATCAGCATCATTAAATTTAAATCCTGCTGTAACATCACGATCATCAAACAACACTTCTATTCCTTGTTCTCTCAAATCTTTGTAAATATTTTCACAAGTATTAACAATTTCAGGCTTCTTCAAATTCAAACCAAGCAAGTGAACTTGAAATGGTGCGAGTAGTTTATTCCAAACAATTCCATTGGCGTCGTGGTTTTGTTCAATATAACAAGCCATTACACGCTCAACACCAATTCCGTAACTTCCCATAATTATCGGGTGTTCTTTTCCGTTTTCATCAAGAAAATTTGCGCCCATTGCTTCAGAATATTTTGTACCGAGTTTAAAAATATGTCCAAGTTCTATAGCAGGAAAAACTTCAAGATGCTTTTCACATCTTGGGCAGCCTTCACCTGATTTTACAGTTCTAAAATCAGCATACTCAACTGTTGAAACATCACGTTTAAAATCAATTCCGCCAATATGATAATCATTTTTATTTGCACCGCTGAACATATTGTTTGCATCTTTCAAACGATTATCTGCAATTATTCTTCCACTTGGCTTGCCATCCCTATGGGAAAATCCAACAGGACCAATTGAACCTGCATCTGCACCGGAAATATCTTTCAATTCTTCCGGATGAGCAGGACGAACATTTCCGCCAAGAGCTTTTTCCAACTTAGTTTCGTTAACTTCATCATTACCAAGCATTAAAATTAAAACTGGTTTATCGTTATGAATATAAATTCTTGATTTTGCACATTGTGTTTCTTCTATTTTTAAGAACTCACAAAGCTCATCAATAGAATGAACGTTCGGTGTTGAAATTTCATAAATAGTTTTACTATCAGCATCTCTTTCAATCGCACTAATTCTTGATTCAGCAACTTCAACATTGGCAGCGTAGCCGCAAGCTTCACAATAAGCAACCGTATCTTCGCCGGCAACAGATTTAACCATAAACTCTTCCGATCCTGTTCCGCCCATCGCGCCACTTGATGCGCCGACTACAAAATATTTCAATCCGCATAGATCAAATATTTTTCTATATGCGCTATCGTGCAGTTCGTAAGATTTATCTAATCCTTCCCAGCTTGTATCAAAACTGTAAGCATCTTTCATTAAAAATTGTCTTCCGCGAATCACTCCACTTCTTGGTCTTGGTTCGTTTCTAAATTTCGTTTGTATCTGATACCAGATTTGCGGCATATCTTTATAAGACTTAAGAACATTGCGTGCGTGAAAAGTCATAATCTCTTCGTGAGTTGGTGCAAGGACATATTCGCGATTTTTCAGATGAAACATTGTATCACCAAATGCTGCAACACGATTTGTTTCTTCCCAAATTTCTGTTGGATTAAGTGCAGGCAAGTGAAATTCCTGGCCGCCGATTGCATTCATTTCTTCTCGGATAATTTCACTTACTTTTCTCATAACTTTATAGCCAAGTGGAAGGAATGAATAAATGCCCGCTGATAACATTCTAACCATTCCAGAACGAAGCATTAAAATATGGCTTATAACAACTGCATCGTTTGGAACTTCTTTTAGGGTGGGGACAAAAGATTTTGATAATCTCATTGAATATTTTTCGTTTTAATTTGTATGATGGAAATTTTGATTGGAAAAATACTGATTTGAAAAGGCTTATCAAAGTTGGTTAAATTTTAATTAAATGAATAAAATCTTTATGTCTAAGATATAATTTTGATTGTAAATTCTTTAAGTTCACCCTTGTAGATTTTAACAATTATAAAATTATTGAAAGTATTTTATGGAACATTCTGCTCAGGTTGAAATACCCCTTCTAAGCTTATTACCTTTTATTTTAATGCTTTTATCAATTGCTGTTCTCCCTTTGTTCTGGAATCACTTTTGGGAAAAAATAAAAATAAACTTTATGTTGCAATAGTACTCAGTATTCCGGTAATCATCTATTTACTGGCAAATAATTTTTTTCATCAGTTAATTCATACGATGCTTTTTGATTATGTGCCGTTTTTAATATTGCTTGGTGCACTTTTTACAATAACAGGCGGAATTCTTTTAACAGGAGACATAGAAGCTAAACCTAAAATCAACACTCTCTTTTTAGGAATTGGTGCGGTACTTGCGTCACTAATGGGAACAACCGGTGCTGCAATGTTATTAATTCGTCCGGTAATTCAAACGAATAAAGAGAGAACTTTTAAAGTCCATACAATTTTATTTTTTATTGCAGTAGTGGCTAACTGCGGGGGCTTATTAACTCCACTTGGGGATCCGCCATTATTTATGATGTATCTGCGAGGTGCGCCATTTACATGGTTTTTCCATTTAGCACCTGAATGGTTTGTTACAAATGCACTGCTATTAATAATCTATTTTTTTGTTGATACTTATTATTACAAGAAAGAACCTGAATCAGCAATAACGAGAGATGAATCCAACATCAGACCGATAAAGATTGAAGGCAAAAGAAATTTTATTTTCTTGATTGGAGTAGTTTTGGCGGTCGCCTTTCTTAATGAACAATATCT harbors:
- a CDS encoding proline--tRNA ligase, with the protein product MRLSKSFVPTLKEVPNDAVVISHILMLRSGMVRMLSAGIYSFLPLGYKVMRKVSEIIREEMNAIGGQEFHLPALNPTEIWEETNRVAAFGDTMFHLKNREYVLAPTHEEIMTFHARNVLKSYKDMPQIWYQIQTKFRNEPRPRSGVIRGRQFLMKDAYSFDTSWEGLDKSYELHDSAYRKIFDLCGLKYFVVGASSGAMGGTGSEEFMVKSVAGEDTVAYCEACGYAANVEVAESRISAIERDADSKTIYEISTPNVHSIDELCEFLKIEETQCAKSRIYIHNDKPVLILMLGNDEVNETKLEKALGGNVRPAHPEELKDISGADAGSIGPVGFSHRDGKPSGRIIADNRLKDANNMFSGANKNDYHIGGIDFKRDVSTVEYADFRTVKSGEGCPRCEKHLEVFPAIELGHIFKLGTKYSEAMGANFLDENGKEHPIIMGSYGIGVERVMACYIEQNHDANGIVWNKLLAPFQVHLLGLNLKKPEIVNTCENIYKDLREQGIEVLFDDRDVTAGFKFNDADLLGMPIQVVVGEKKLKENKCEVKIRKTGERFDVELSKLINKVKELLG